From the Malus domestica chromosome 17, GDT2T_hap1 genome, one window contains:
- the LOC114822491 gene encoding F-box/kelch-repeat protein At3g06240-like: MSRVRESETPEDRVVETLCRLPPKSLMRFKCIRKSWCTLINTPSFVAKHLNNSMNNKLSSSTCILLNRCQNHVFPDRSWKPEVFWSLINLSIDSDDHNLHYDVEDLNIPCPLEGHDFVEIGGYCNGIVCVLAWKTLHWIYVILCNPATGEFRQLPHSCLLQPSRSRRKFELNTISTLLGFGYDCKAKEYKVVQVIENCEYSDAEQYDYHRIALPHTAEVYTTTANSWREIKIDISSETYCYTCSVYLNGFCYWIATDEEDFILSFDLGDEIFHRIQLPSRRDSDFKFSNLFLCNKSIASFGYCCNPSDEDSTLYEIWVMDDYDGVKSSWTKLLTFGPLKGIENLFTFWKIDELLMETSGGTASSYNSNTRNLNYLHIPPILNQVRAFKALIYVESIVPVK; encoded by the coding sequence ATGTCCCGGGTGCGTGAAAGTGAAACTCCTGAAGATAGGGTGGTCGAAACACTGTGTAGGTTACCGCCCAAGTCTCTGATGCGATTCAAATGCATACGCAAGTCTTGGTGCACTCTCATCAATACTCCAAGTTTTGTTGCCAAACACCTCAACAATTCTATGAACAACAAACTATCGTCCTCCACTTGCATCCTTCTCAACCGTTGTCAGAATCATGTTTTCCCGGATAGAAGTTGGAAACCAGAAGTTTTCTGGTCCCTAATTAATCTTTCCATTGATAGCGATGATCACAACCTTCATTATGATGTTGAGGACCTCAATATACCGTGTCCATTGGAAGGTCATGATTTTGTAGAGATTGGTGGCTATTGCAATGGGATTGTCTGTGTACTAGCATGGAAAACTCTTCATTGGATATATGTTATTTTATGCAATCCTGCAACTGGGGAATTTAGGCAACTTCCCCATTCATGCCTTCTTCAACCTTCCCGTTCTAGGAGAAAATTTGAATTGAACACGATCTCTACATTATTGGGATTTGGTTATGATTGCAAAGCTAAAGAATACAAGGTCGTGCAAGTTATTGAAAATTGTGAGTATTCAGATGCTGAGCAATATGATTATCATCGTATTGCTCTTCCTCACACGGCTGAGGTATATACCACGACTGCTAACTCTTGGAGAGAGATCAAGATTGATATATCAAGTGAAACCTATTGTTATACTTGTTCAGTGTACTTGAATGGATTTTGTTATTGGATTGCAACCGATGAAGAAGATTTCATACTTTCATTTGATTTAGGTGATGAGATATTTCATAGAATACAATTGCCTTCTAGGAGAGACTCTGATTTTAAGTTTTCTAATCTCTTTCTGTGTAATAAATCGATTGCTTCTTTTGGTTATTGTTGCAATCCAAGTGATGAGGATTCTACATTATATGAAATATGGGTAATGGATGATTATGACGGAGTTAAAAGTTCATGGACAAAACTCCTAACCTTCGGACCCTTAAAAGGCATTGAAAATCTATTTACATTTTGGAAAATAGATGAGCTTCTTATGGAAACCTCTGGTGGAACAGCCAGCTCTTATAATTCCAATACCAGAAATCTCAACTATCTTCATATTCCTCCTATTCTCAATCAAGTTAGAGCTTTTAAAGCTCTAATTTATGTGGAAAGTATTGTTCCAGTCAAGTGA